In Beggiatoa leptomitoformis, the genomic window AAACGAACAGGGTGTCCTTCTTCTACTAGGGCAGCGTAGGCTAAAACTTCCGCAGCACCCCAATCAAAAGATAATTCACCCGCCCCCATTTTATTGCGTGCTTCAATAATTTTCTCGACACTGCGGTTGAGCTTAAAGCCTTCAGGAACGGTATTTGCCCGTTGCATAAGATTTTTCACGGCATCTTTGCTAAGGCTGGTATTTGCAGGCTCGTTCCATTTTGTCCCTAAGTAGGGCTTCCAATTAACGGAAAATTGAAAATCTAGGCTCACAGGACGGGAAACGACTTCTTTGGTTTTTAAGTCAGCGCGATATTGTTGTAACAGCATTTCGCCTTCTTCTACACCGATAATGCCTTCTTTGACTAATTGTTGTGCATAGAGGCTTTGTACCTTGGTTTGTTTGGCAATCTTTTGGTACATAATAGGTTGGGTAGCGGCGGGTTCGTCAGCTTCGTTATGTCCGTGACGACGATAGCAAACCATGTCGATAACTACGTCTTTTTTGAAAACTAGGCGGTAGTCTAAGGCTAAACGGGTAATGAAAATAACAGCCTCTGGGTCATCTCCATTAACATGGAAAATAGGGGCTTGCACCATCTTAGCAACGTCGGTGCAGTACATGGTGGAACGTGCTTCAAAGGGGTCACTGGTGGTGAAACCAATTTGGTTATTAATAATGATGTGTACCGTACCACCCGTGCCATAACCTCTAGTTTCAGCAAGGTTTAAGGTTTCCATAATCACGCCTTGACCAGCAAATGCGGCATCCCCATGAATAAGAATGGGTAAAACTTGATTACGGTCTTTGTCGCCACGTCGTTCTTGACGCGCCCGCACGGAGCCTTCAACCACAGGATTAATAATTTCTAAGTGGGAGGGATTGAATGCTAGGGCAAGATGTACATAGCCACCGGGAGTCATGACTTCGGAGGAGAAGCCTTGATGATATTTAACATCGCCTGAACCTTGATGGTCTTTAATTTTACCTTCAAATTCAGAGAATAAGTCTTTAGGACGTTTCCCCATGATGTTAATCAGGACGTTTAACCGTCCTCGGTGCGCCATGCCCAGCACGATTTCTTTCATGCCGTTGCTACCAGCTTGTTGAATTAATTCATCTAACATCGGAATTAAACTTTCACCGCCTTCTAGCGAGAAGCGTTTTTGTCCGACGTATTGCGTGTGCATGTAATCTTCAATGCCTTGCGCAGCAGTGAGCTTTTCTAAAATGCGTTTTTTCTCATCGCTGACATAGGAAGGCGTTGCTAAAGTACCTTCTAAACGTTCCTGCAACCACCGTTTTTGTTTAGTATCGGTGATATGCATATATTCTGCACCGATAGAACGGCAATAGGTTTTTTGTAATAACGCGATAATTTCTTTTAAAGTTGCGCGATTTTTGCCATACAATGAACCCGTGTCAAATACGGTGTTCATATCTGCATCACTCAATCCATAGAAGGCAAGACTTAGGTCTTCTAATGGTTCAACTGCATTGAGTTTTAAGGGGTCTATATCCGCTAATTGATGCCCG contains:
- a CDS encoding 2-oxoglutarate dehydrogenase E1 component → MSTPNPQTLLFNAAFVDELYENYLADPTQVSGEWRAYFEQLQKEEKLSKPDVPHAPIQARYYDYKPSRNAGNGQGGCDQESLFGFAHKQAAVLRLINAYRFRGHQLADIDPLKLNAVEPLEDLSLAFYGLSDADMNTVFDTGSLYGKNRATLKEIIALLQKTYCRSIGAEYMHITDTKQKRWLQERLEGTLATPSYVSDEKKRILEKLTAAQGIEDYMHTQYVGQKRFSLEGGESLIPMLDELIQQAGSNGMKEIVLGMAHRGRLNVLINIMGKRPKDLFSEFEGKIKDHQGSGDVKYHQGFSSEVMTPGGYVHLALAFNPSHLEIINPVVEGSVRARQERRGDKDRNQVLPILIHGDAAFAGQGVIMETLNLAETRGYGTGGTVHIIINNQIGFTTSDPFEARSTMYCTDVAKMVQAPIFHVNGDDPEAVIFITRLALDYRLVFKKDVVIDMVCYRRHGHNEADEPAATQPIMYQKIAKQTKVQSLYAQQLVKEGIIGVEEGEMLLQQYRADLKTKEVVSRPVSLDFQFSVNWKPYLGTKWNEPANTSLSKDAVKNLMQRANTVPEGFKLNRSVEKIIEARNKMGAGELSFDWGAAEVLAYAALVEEGHPVRLSGQDCGRGTFAHRHVVLHERDTGESYLPLRNLSEKQANFLVINSLLSEEAVLGFEFGYSSSDPETLVIWEAQFGDFANGAQVVIDQFISSSESKWQRMCGLVMLLPHGYDGQGPEHSSARLERYLQLCAEDNMQVCVPSTPAQNFHLLRRQVLRPYRKPLIIMSPKSLLRHKLAVSSIEDFTETSFQPVLDEADKSIVPEKVRRLLFCSGKVYYDLVEARTEHNIKDIAIIRLEQLYPHPKEEIAKIVARYPNAKSRVWVQEEPRNQGAWWFMRAHMDVNLQEFEGGRIEYAGRPSSASPAVGYLYLHRQQLQEFLAEALELNTEAKRVAV